In the Wyeomyia smithii strain HCP4-BCI-WySm-NY-G18 chromosome 2, ASM2978416v1, whole genome shotgun sequence genome, one interval contains:
- the LOC129724840 gene encoding uncharacterized protein LOC129724840 yields the protein MEYLAKKAEERVIRRTSIKSKIEIIHDNAEDTDLDVIAMIEELKFITPTISTKSRIEHLWDATFISRNVYRKNKDFFAYLEEFPVASAFDGQLIDFDFCKMYTLTDFWRNWMEWQCRILTMYGDLYKELHDDFIRALSIVRAKNPARGSKRLRDEKNTMMNPLNGIIDWVGVDDPLPMPNKIPTLIVKGESLQSQG from the exons ATGGAGTACCTTGCCAAAAAGGCAGAAGAGAGGGTAATTCGCAGGACATCTATAAagtcaaaaattgaaattatacACGATAATGCTGAAGATACGGATTTAGATGTAATTGCAATG ATTGAGGAACTAAAATTTATAACACCAACGATATCAACCAAATCACGCATAGAGCATCTGTGGGATGCTACTTTCATCAGTCGCAATGTGTACCgtaaaaataaagatttttttgcaTACTTGGAAGAGTTTCCCGTCGCTTCCGCATTCGACGGACAACTG ATTGatttcgatttttgcaaaatgtACACCTTAACTGATTTTTGGAGAAACTGGATGGAGTGGCAGTGTCGCATTCTGACCATGTATGGCGATCTGTACAAGGAATTGCATGATG atTTTATCCGTGCTCTTAGTATCGTTCGTGCCAAAAATCCTGCAAGAGGATCAAAACGATTGCGTGATGAAAAAAACACGATGATGAATCCACTGAATGGCATTATCGATTGGGTTGGG gtaGACGATCCACTTCCTATGCCCAACAAAATACCTACGCTCATAGTAAAAGGAGAATCACTACAAAGTCAAGGATAA